The proteins below are encoded in one region of Bombus vancouverensis nearcticus chromosome 8, iyBomVanc1_principal, whole genome shotgun sequence:
- the LOC117155883 gene encoding uncharacterized protein LOC117155883 yields MHTNVRSIVVPGTESVSSTPPVPPRRKKRKAKLAAIAKSPKETSPTRLRKPDKKRLAPPPPPPPPRAVRRIKSHVAKGQAEERTSNSQTIGDAEETLNSLSSNETGETSQPSSLQFEDADSVRIEKASKDGNEKDDKCGSSSETKSPHKRPFVFETFTRKETNKYPPLFFTLNDFQNVMSNTLQREDDLNDEPSANFDSSFRDSFRNSLRNSFREFFEKSLDDEEDDLCFRVTTTSLPFEKCLDTWTATFADRLIENFDVPSRFIFEDYVDRSNKVNVRRSAGPMCYDSFEEEPTVPRLTKVRFVIESPSSSTSDHELNNDGETTCDSLQNIDPLTDEQEVSWNRSSSVKLTEITDDMECTDMNKAFGQVQDFQEDHDEFGDVPFSSILKTGDSLDRWYSLDDATNFVRAIDKGSFGQDDRGNSNDSTGASIGHDSQDESLCSKEKLKVADVSEAESSLIKLKAECRSVLAEVRDDFSERPPEDNGFARASNNCTASNNVEDNKKYHDEKDLTSGASENENDNVKREEIISAGTNAIANNFDWKLELTRNEINVNFVQEDSIIRRDKYLRTEINEEQSTISETKVFDQQIIKDKVENNVLKKHLLSNRTETDISEEVSSAEEDMEIDKQQLQTDSVDKSTGEYRRKIFVNESLRNIINRCDFTSNDFADGSEDSDVQDDNLDTGDISLGVSERNFKGLITKGDTRQETKDIPVSQSNKKLQDTFIGNESFEKRKGITNPVNIQRNSFLVNMLSEDTDQIRTSCEIIAVLPKSLAKSEVSISKDEEGKKLATRLNESIKMDSEIQKILQESKAPLERIETTLPKPTTVKKIVETSKKTTGEAKCDVLNELLSNFSNIKLKPVNDEKRSAAESHPRVKTSSRQENDKERIESMSDSRTQSLKDCNGNSSVETKETSDESMNLKAATSSVKQWQYAASLTTRKVQDDRNKSNESLKASEGSQNSTANSTESVKPTESSEILADRKEESREIDVNRVARTVKQWQYAASLTTSNYIPDDRNKGIESQERSEDFQDDISFVTSTVNRINRVERTTNEDYTKLSRNVNEVLVEPTKSDTVRRVSDDEAGRGGASSVECLQMVGCSAKTDESHNRGAYARQLELSKSMSSGDKSAIARRISRPHCNNNDNNRAVTPVAVSDDQSRDTVTITPGRVRSFIKYYEIQREATADDDSKTNDRVDKDPMPEHQSVISICRGLEARAIEAKFFEAQKKDNSKSLDTMKKDGYRGLIADQDVERSIGSARKEGKCAAIVEKLGTENSSRLNARIANTEDDYVEMMKQIHVSPKSIGDSCAHPGTVKRKKSVKFQGGFTVIGTKDLDENGTAGSPAAQDTKLLNKKKNLDRLTLEGSVLAEKVDFGVGQLGELLDADSRSLEKRETDAQIQAAAKCEECSGILFDGVRISRQRSVVEGQVSSNPCKVLG; encoded by the exons ATGCACACCAACGTTCGATCAATCGTTGTTCCAGGTACAGAATCTGTCAGCAGTACACCGCCAGTCCCACCGAGACGGAAGAAGCGCAAAGCGAAGCTCGCGGCAATTGCAAAATCTCCGAAAGAAACGTCACCGACTCGTCTGAGAAAACCAGACAAAAAGCGTTTGGCGCCACCGCCTCCGCCGCCTCCGCCGCGAGCAGTCCGAAGGATCAAATCTCACGTCGCCAAAGGTCAGGCAGAAGAAAGGACGTCGAATTCGCAGACAATAGGGGATGCGGAAGAAACGCTAAATAGTCTAAGTTCGAACGAGACGGGGGAAACTTCTCAGCCGTCGTCTTTGCAGTTCGAGGATGCTGACTCGGTACGGATCGAGAAAGCGAGTAAAGATGGAAACGAGAAAGACGACAAGTGCGGTTCAAGCAGTGAGACAAAGTCGCCGCACAAACGTCCGTTTGTATTCGAGACTTTCACTAGGAAGGAGACCAACAAGTACCCGCCGCTGTTCTTCACTTTGAACGATTTTCAAAATGTGATGTCCAACACGTTGCAGCGTGAAGACGATTTAAATGACGAGCCTTCTGCGAATTTCGACAGCTCCTTTCGCGATTCATTTCGCAACTCCCTTCGCAACTCCTTTCGCGAATTCTTCGAGAAATCGTTAGACGACGAGGAGGACGACTTGTGTTTTCGCGTGACCACCACTAGCCTTCCATTCGAGAAATGTTTGGACACATGGACCGCTACATTCGCCGATCGTTTGATCGAGAATTTCGACGTACCGAGTCGTTTTATTttcgaagattacgtcgatagAAGTAACAAGGTAAATGTCCGACGATCGGCTGGCCCGATGTGTTACGACAGCTTTGAAGAGGAACCAACGGTACCTCGGTTGACCAAAGTGAGGTTCGTGATCGAGTCACCTAGCTCGTCGACTTCAGATCACGAATTGAACAACGATGGCGAGACCACGTGCGACAGTTTGCAAAATATCGATCCTCTGACAGATGAGCAGGAGGTCAGCTGGAATCGTAGTTCTTCCGTGAAATTGACTGAGATCACGGACGACATGGAGTGCACGGACATGAATAAGGCTTTTGGTCAGGTGCAAGATTTCCAGGAGGATCATGACGAGTTCGGTGACGTACCTTTTAGTTCTATTTTGAAAACAGGGGACAGTTTGGATCGGTGGTATTCCCTGGACGATGCCACGAATTTTGTCAGGGCGATCGATAAGGGATCTTTCGGTCAGGACGATCGTGGTAATTCCAACGATTCGACCGGCGCTTCGATCGGGCACGATTCGCAAGACGAGTCCCTTTGTTCCAAGGAAAAACTAAAAGTCGCGGACGTCAGCGAAGCAGAGTCGAGTTTAATCAAGTTGAAAGCGGAATGCCGTTCTGTGTTGGCTGAGGTTAGAGACGATTTTTCGGAAAGGCCGCCCGAGGACAACGGTTTTGCGCGGGCTTCGAATAACTGCACTGCTTCAAATAACGTGGAAgacaataaaaaatatcacgatgaAAAGGATTTGACGAGTGGAGCTTCTGAAAATGAAAACGACAATGTAAAACGCGAAGAAATCATTTCTGCCGGTACCAATGCGATTGCGAATAACTTTGATTGGAAATTGGAATTAACAAGAAATGAGATAAACGTCAATTTTGTTCAGGAAGATTCGATAATTCGTAGAGACAAGTATCTAAGGACTGAAATTAATGAAGAACAATCGACAATAAGCGAGACAAAAGTCTTTGATCAACAAATAATAAAAGACAAAGTAGAGAATAACGTTTTGAAAAAACATTTATTATCAAATAGAACAGAGACTGATATTAGCGAGGAAGTGTCGTCAGCTGAAGAGGATATGGAAATTGACAAACAGCAATTACAAACGGATTCAGTCGATAAATCCACGGGGGAGTACAGAAGAAAGATTTTCGTAAACGAATCGCttcgaaatataataaatcgtTGTGATTTCACGTCGAATGACTTTGCGGACGGCAGTGAAGATTCTGATGTGCAAGACGATAATTTGGACACTGGCGATATTTCTTTAGGTGTGAGCGAGAGAAATTTCAAGGGCTTAATTACTAAAGGCGACACGAGACAGGAGACGAAGGATATTCCAGTTAGccaaagtaataaaaaattacaagataCTTTTATAGGTAACGAATCATTCGAAAAAAGGAAAGGGATCACTAACCCGGTTAATATTCAACGAAACTCTTTTCTGGTAAATATGTTGTCGGAGGATACAGATCAGATACGAACGAGCTGTGAAATCATTGCTGTTCTCCCAAAATCACTAGCGAAGAGCGAAGTATCGATTTCGAAAGATGAAGAAGGAAAGAAGTTGGCAACCCGGTTAAACGAGTCGATAAAAATGGATTCAGAGATCCAGAAAATTTTACAAGAGTCTAAAGCGCCGTTGGAAAGGATAGAAACCACTTTACCAAAGCCGACAACGGTTAAGAAGATtgtcgaaacgagcaagaaaACCACCGGTGAGGCGAAGTGCGATGTATTGAACGAATTGCTCTCCAATTTCAGTAACATTAAATTGAAACCGGTGAACGACGAGAAGAGAAGTGCCGCTGAAAGTCATCCGCGAGTAAAAACTTCTTCTCGGCAAGAGAACGATAAGGAGAGAATCGAATCTATGTCAGATAGCCGTACACAGAGTTTGAAAGATTGTAACGGTAATTCTTCTGTTGAGACCAAGGAAACGAGCGACGAGTCGATGAATCTCAAAGCAGCCACTTCTTCGGTTAAACAGTGGCAGTATGCTGCCTCTTTGACGACGAGGAAGGTTCAAGATGACCGGAACAAGAGTAACGAATCACTAAAAGCGTCTGAAGGATCCCAAAATAGTACTGCGAATAGTACAGAATCCGTGAAACCGACAGAGAGCAGCGAGATATTAGCAGATCGTAAAGAAGAGTCTCGAGAAATAGACGTAAACAGAGTCGCAAGAACGGTTAAGCAGTGGCAGTATGCTGCTTCTCTGACGACGAGTAACTATATTCCAGATGACCGGAATAAAGGTATCGAATCACAAGAGAGGTCTGAGGATTTTCAAGATGATATCAGCTTTGTGACCAGTACTGTGAATAGAATAAACAGAGTTGAAAGAACCACGAACGAGGATTACACAAAATTATCGAGAAACGTGAACGAAGTTCTCGTCGAACCGACCAAAAGCGATACTGTCAGAAGAGTGTCTGACGACGAAGCAGGAAGAGGAGGAGCAAGCTCCGTGGAATGTCTGCAGATGGTAGGCTGCAGCGCAAAGACTGACGAGTCGCATAATCGTGGCGCGTACGCGCGACAGTTAGAGTTAAGCAAAAGTATGAGTAGCGGCGACAAGAGTGCCATAGCTAGGAGGATTTCTCGACCCCATTGTAATAATAATGACAATAACAGGGCCGTAACACCCGTAGCTGTAAGTGATGACCAATCCCGCGACACTGTAACGATAACCCCTGGTAGAGTTAGGAGCTTCATTAAGTACTACGAGATTCAACGCGAGGCGACGGCCGACGATGATTCTAAAACTAACGATAGGGTAGATAAGGACCCGATGCCTGAACACCAATCGGTGATTAGCATCTGCAGGGGACTGGAAGCGAGGGCCATCGAGGCTAAGTTCTTCGAAGCGCAGAAAAAGGATAATTCTAAGTCGTTGGACACGATGAAAAAGGATGGTTATCGTGGGCTAATAGCGGACCAAGATGTCGAAAGATCGATCGGTTCAgcgaggaaagaaggaaagtgTGCTGCGATCGTAGAAAAGTTGGGAACAGAGAACTCGAGTCGATTAAATGCTCGTATTGCGAACACAGAAGATGATTATGTGGAGATGATGAAGCAGATTCACGTGTCACCGAAGTCCATCGGCGATTCATGTGCGCATCCTGGAACAGTTAAGAGAAAGAAGTCGGTGAAATTTCAAGGTGGTTTCACCGTGATCGGTACGAAAGATCTTGACGAGAATGGTACCGCGGGAAGTCCTGCGGCTCAGGATACGAAATTgttgaataaaaagaagaatctCGACAGACTGACGCTGGAGGGTAGTGTCCTTGCCGAGAAAGTAGATTTTGGCGTTGGACAACTTGGAGAATTGCTGGACGCTGACTCGCGTTCTTTGGAGAAACGAGAAACTGATGCTCAG ATACAAGCCGCAGCGAAATGTGAGGAATGTTCAG GTATACTTTTCGATGGTGTCAGAATTTCGCGACAGCGCAGTGTCGTGGAAGGCCAGGTTTCTAGCAATCCGTGTAAAGTTCTCGGTTGA